A section of the Phacochoerus africanus isolate WHEZ1 chromosome 4, ROS_Pafr_v1, whole genome shotgun sequence genome encodes:
- the LOC125125427 gene encoding olfactory receptor 2M3-like: MGIWNHTSLSDFILLGLFSYSPYEFFLFSLVLLASATALTGNILFLLLIQADRRLHTPMYFFLSQLSIMDLTMMGTVVPRMAANFLLGSKFISWGGCATQVFLVVMVGGAECFLLAVMAHDRYVAVCHPLMYPVLMNWKACRLMALASWMGGVADSMIDVGVVFSFPYCSSLQVDHFFCEVPALLRLSCADTLLFEDLIYACCVVMLLLPLGVIVASYAWILMAVMRMPSTEGKQKALTTCSTHLAVVGLYYGGAIFSYMQRASARTPAGDRATSIFYTVLTPMLNPLIYSLRNRDVMRALKKVLGR; this comes from the coding sequence ATGGGCATCTGGAACCACACCTCCCTATCAGATTTCATCCTTTTGGGTCTGTTCAGCTACTCACCCTAtgaattcttccttttctcccttgtcCTACTGGCCTCTGCTACTGCCCTGACTGGCAACATCCTCTTCCTACTACTCATCCAGGCCGACAGGCGCCTGCACACCCCAATGTACTTTTTTCTCAGCCAGCTCTCCATCATGGACCTGACCATGATGGGCACCGTGGTGCCCAGGATGGCAGCCAACTTCCTCTTGGGCAGTAAGTTCATCTCTTGGGGTGGATGTGCCACTCAGGTCTTCTTAGTGGTCATGGTGGGAGGAGCTGAGTGCTTCCTCTTGGCAGTCATGGCCCATGACAGGTATGTTGCGGTGTGCCACCCACTGATGTACCCTGTGCTCATGAACTGGAAGGCCTGCCGTCTGATGGCCTTGGCATCCTGGATGGGTGGAGTGGCCGACAGCATGATTGACGTGGGTGTGGTCTTCAGTTTCCCATACTGCAGCTCTCTCCAGGTGGACCACTTCTTCTGTGAGGTCCCTGCCCTGCTGCGGCTCTCTTGTGCCGACACGTTGCTCTTTGAGGACCTCATCTATGCTTGCTGCGTGGTcatgctgctgctgccactgggGGTCATTGTGGCTTCCTACGCCTGGATCCTCATGGCTGTGATGAGGATGCCTTCCACTGAGGGGAAACAGAAGGCTCTGACCACTTGCTCCACCCACCTGGCTGTGGTGGGTCTTTACTATGGAGGAGCCATATTTAGCTACATGCAGAGAGCCTCTGCTAGGACACCAGCAGGAGACCGAGCCACCTCCATCTTCTACACTGTCCTCACTCCAATGCTCAACCCACTCATTTACAGCCTAAGAAACAGAGATGTTATGAGGGCCCTGAAGAAAGTGCTGGGCCGATGA